A section of the Verrucomicrobium sp. GAS474 genome encodes:
- a CDS encoding nuclease-related domain-containing protein, protein MKKAGASTRERAQERRWDRKSLGVTGMIVIVLALLVDLLGIFEFQGTAGAWIWDAGLSVLVLVGLSRFTNGRVERMEGLHSEELRANQGAAGEELVGSLLDALPKEEWRVLHDVKSKFGNIDHIVLHRRGHLFLIETKSHKQR, encoded by the coding sequence ATGAAGAAAGCCGGTGCTTCAACCCGAGAGAGGGCGCAGGAGCGGCGTTGGGACCGGAAATCCCTGGGCGTGACCGGCATGATCGTCATCGTCCTTGCCCTCCTCGTCGATCTCCTCGGCATTTTCGAGTTTCAGGGAACGGCGGGAGCTTGGATTTGGGATGCCGGGTTGTCCGTTCTGGTACTCGTCGGCCTGAGTCGGTTTACGAACGGCAGAGTGGAACGGATGGAAGGGCTCCATTCCGAAGAACTCAGAGCCAACCAAGGCGCAGCCGGTGAAGAGCTCGTAGGCTCATTGCTAGACGCTCTACCCAAAGAGGAATGGCGCGTCCTGCATGACGTCAAAAGCAAGTTCGGAAACATCGATCACATCGTATTGCATCGACGAGGACATCTCTTCCTCATCGAGACCAAGTCCCACAAACAAAGGTAA
- a CDS encoding SDR family oxidoreductase — translation MNLQFTGKTALVSGSTKGIGHAIAARLAAEGARVIVNGRTEQAVASALEQIRKATPEAKVEGFAGDLSTEKATGELLRLFPEVDILVNNLGIFEPKPFEEIPDDDWRRFFEVNVLSGVRLSRSYLPAMKKKNWGRVIFISSESAIQIPVEMIHYGMTKTAQLALSRGLAEDCAGTGVTVNSVLPGPTRSAGVEEFVKELSGGKPFDVFEKEFFTNVRPSSLIKRFATTEEVADLVGFVCSPLASAVNGAALRVDGGCVRSCF, via the coding sequence ATGAATTTGCAATTCACCGGAAAGACTGCACTCGTCTCGGGCTCCACCAAAGGGATCGGCCACGCCATCGCCGCCCGCCTCGCGGCGGAAGGCGCGCGGGTCATCGTGAACGGGCGGACCGAGCAGGCCGTCGCCTCCGCCCTCGAGCAGATCCGGAAGGCGACGCCCGAGGCCAAGGTCGAAGGCTTCGCGGGCGATCTCTCCACGGAGAAGGCGACCGGGGAACTCCTCCGCCTCTTCCCCGAGGTCGACATCCTCGTGAACAACCTCGGCATCTTCGAGCCGAAGCCGTTCGAGGAAATCCCCGACGACGATTGGCGGCGGTTCTTCGAGGTCAACGTCCTCAGCGGCGTCCGCCTCAGCCGTTCCTACCTGCCCGCGATGAAGAAGAAAAACTGGGGCCGCGTCATCTTCATCAGCAGCGAGAGCGCCATCCAGATCCCCGTCGAGATGATCCACTACGGCATGACGAAGACGGCCCAGCTCGCCCTCTCGCGCGGCCTCGCCGAGGACTGCGCCGGAACGGGCGTCACCGTGAACTCCGTCCTGCCGGGGCCGACCCGCTCCGCGGGCGTCGAGGAATTCGTCAAGGAACTGAGCGGCGGCAAGCCGTTCGACGTCTTCGAGAAGGAGTTCTTCACGAACGTCCGTCCGAGTTCCCTGATCAAACGCTTCGCCACGACGGAGGAGGTCGCCGATCTGGTCGGCTTCGTCTGCAGCCCCCTCGCCTCCGCCGTCAACGGCGCCGCGCTGCGGGTCGACGGCGGATGCGTCCGCTCCTGCTTCTAG
- a CDS encoding type II secretion system protein, whose protein sequence is MLLIRQVRRQSFTLVELLFVITIIGIIAGLAFPAMGNVMTKANLLKAVSNGKNICTAAQTSAFDANSTGSANYGWPADVGTFPSAHDYFILLTKNDYLKVTDMKILSVPGIQAFPGQDPTQLSARYVAYGLGNVGENDDGSAIFLFTKNWKPTRTSGSALNPTDKPFGEKGFVVIHKGGDGNSYKKQDATGKLPDNSLGTVPVASPAFIFEPQGAAPGNAAGAPGGGGVTPDLAPDSPTPALAPEAPAAPAAPAADAPAPSAAQ, encoded by the coding sequence ATGCTTCTTATTCGCCAAGTCCGCCGCCAGTCGTTCACTCTCGTTGAACTTCTCTTCGTCATCACCATCATCGGGATCATCGCCGGTCTCGCCTTCCCCGCGATGGGCAACGTGATGACCAAGGCGAACCTGCTGAAGGCCGTCTCCAACGGCAAGAACATCTGCACCGCCGCCCAGACCTCCGCCTTCGACGCGAACAGCACCGGCTCCGCGAACTACGGCTGGCCCGCCGACGTCGGCACCTTCCCTTCGGCTCACGATTACTTCATCCTCCTGACCAAGAACGACTATCTGAAGGTCACCGACATGAAGATCCTCTCGGTCCCCGGCATCCAGGCCTTCCCCGGCCAGGACCCGACCCAGCTCTCGGCCCGCTACGTGGCCTACGGCCTCGGCAACGTCGGCGAGAACGACGACGGCTCCGCGATCTTCCTCTTCACCAAGAACTGGAAGCCGACCCGCACCAGCGGCTCCGCCCTGAACCCGACCGACAAGCCCTTCGGCGAAAAGGGATTCGTCGTGATCCACAAGGGCGGCGACGGCAACTCCTACAAGAAGCAGGACGCCACCGGAAAGCTCCCCGACAACTCCCTCGGCACCGTTCCGGTCGCCTCCCCCGCCTTCATCTTCGAGCCGCAGGGTGCCGCCCCCGGCAACGCGGCCGGCGCTCCCGGCGGCGGCGGCGTGACCCCCGATCTGGCTCCCGATTCCCCCACGCCCGCCCTGGCCCCGGAAGCCCCCGCTGCTCCCGCCGCCCCTGCGGCTGACGCGCCCGCCCCCTCGGCCGCTCAGTAA
- the queA gene encoding tRNA preQ1(34) S-adenosylmethionine ribosyltransferase-isomerase QueA, giving the protein MTTPSRTDLLTDDFSFDLPTERIAAWPTPDRAASRLMVLDRAARTITHAQFSDLPTFLRPDDLLVLNNSRVMPASLDSADGALSILLLKETSPRHWMALVKPAKRAMPGMRHTFRSRDGKRTIEAEVLKTLESGERVFRFFDDLPLDEYGDMPIPPYILKRRKALEAEASAIPSIDDRVRYQTVYADAAQAGSVAAPTAGLHFTPEMLAKFDHAFVTLHVGLGTFRPVKVEKLADHVMHREEFEIPAGLAEKVKREDGTKRRIVAVGTTSARVLESVESLRPRRGETEIFLYPPYRFKHVGALLTNFHLPKSTLLMLVSAFAGREFILEAYREAVAKEYRFFSYGDAMLIL; this is encoded by the coding sequence ATGACCACTCCCTCACGCACCGATCTCCTGACCGACGATTTCTCCTTCGACCTCCCGACGGAGCGGATCGCCGCGTGGCCGACGCCCGACCGGGCCGCCTCCCGCCTCATGGTCCTCGACCGGGCGGCGCGGACGATCACCCACGCGCAGTTCTCCGACCTGCCGACCTTCCTCCGGCCCGACGACCTCCTCGTCCTGAACAACAGCCGCGTCATGCCCGCGAGCCTCGATTCGGCCGACGGCGCGCTCTCGATCCTCCTATTGAAGGAGACGAGCCCCCGCCATTGGATGGCGCTGGTGAAGCCGGCGAAGCGGGCGATGCCCGGCATGCGCCACACCTTCCGGAGCCGGGACGGGAAGCGGACGATCGAGGCCGAGGTGCTGAAGACCCTCGAAAGCGGCGAGCGGGTCTTCCGCTTCTTCGACGACCTCCCCCTCGACGAGTACGGCGACATGCCGATCCCGCCCTACATCCTGAAGCGCCGCAAGGCGCTCGAGGCAGAGGCCTCGGCGATCCCCTCGATCGACGACCGCGTCCGCTACCAGACCGTCTACGCCGATGCGGCCCAGGCGGGCTCCGTCGCCGCGCCGACGGCGGGCCTCCACTTCACGCCGGAGATGCTGGCGAAATTCGACCACGCCTTCGTCACCCTCCACGTCGGCCTCGGCACCTTCCGCCCCGTGAAGGTCGAGAAGCTGGCCGACCACGTCATGCACCGCGAGGAGTTCGAGATCCCGGCGGGCCTCGCCGAAAAGGTGAAGCGCGAGGACGGGACGAAGCGCCGCATCGTCGCCGTGGGGACGACGAGCGCCCGGGTCCTGGAGAGCGTCGAGTCCCTCCGCCCGCGCCGGGGAGAGACCGAGATCTTCCTCTACCCGCCCTACCGGTTCAAACACGTCGGGGCGCTGCTGACGAACTTCCACCTGCCCAAATCGACCCTCCTCATGCTCGTCTCGGCGTTCGCAGGACGGGAGTTTATCCTGGAGGCGTACCGGGAGGCCGTGGCGAAGGAATATCGGTTCTTCAGCTACGGGGACGCGATGCTGATTCTGTAG
- a CDS encoding ATP-binding protein: protein MSNPNPEPPEIHDAGNDGGQGPMDDIEFGSAPVSVMSSGLRLGTLAEPVGTLPAETPLRDCLPYFEREGREYLPVVDAEGRPSGLISLTAVDRLLERTGDESVGHEPVGLHLLIGVVQASEETPMTEVLDLTLDRTGESMHYDLLVLSEEGGYVGLVTLRSLVTVLSRQILTQVQNLARKEDMLRQALQQQFRHSVEMRRAQKRDQELQENLRQAAQQQFRISLDLRRSQARYHILFENSAIGFALLNTSGETRTYNRHFSGLLKLPYPPQEKVVDVGDFMPLSARAEFLSTLQRLESREEGSPSLMLELPMELADRPGVDVRFQYALSWIADSSQVCLCVQDVTEERQLQKKILQQEKDVLLDSLLGGIAHELNNKALPLLGYSELLSNEATAGADADPAKIIHYTEVIKKSSSEFSAIVHQLLQLVKPGGKPTPVDLCGVLRETASLLAFQIADAKVSIIDRLPAEPVPILADAAQIKQIFVNLLVNAVDAMRTSFQKELVLAIRIEGNQAFVDVTDSGVGIPPEILPRIFDPFFTTKAAETARGLGLSVCRSLARQFGGEISVESAPAKGSCFTARFPLTTRALSSPSGGGNLAPPKIASMPASPAPAAGPAPEGSSPGEPPPAPAPTHAPAAPRIPEVLVVDDEPNVGNLVSEILKRKFKANVRRAMHGEEAVAALTEVPEGFDLIVSDVRMPFRNGIELFRWIAANRPQQTSHFFFMTGHDGTNEMSEEIARSNVPVLRKPFPIDTLVKLAHERMRVAA from the coding sequence GTGAGCAATCCCAACCCCGAACCCCCCGAAATCCATGACGCCGGAAACGACGGCGGCCAGGGCCCGATGGACGACATCGAGTTCGGGTCGGCCCCGGTCTCGGTCATGTCCTCGGGCCTCCGCCTCGGGACGCTCGCCGAGCCGGTCGGGACGCTGCCCGCCGAGACGCCCCTCCGGGACTGCCTTCCCTACTTCGAGCGCGAGGGCCGGGAATACCTCCCCGTCGTCGATGCCGAGGGGCGGCCCTCCGGCCTGATCTCCCTCACCGCCGTCGACCGCCTCCTGGAACGGACCGGCGACGAGTCCGTCGGCCACGAGCCCGTCGGCCTCCACCTCCTCATCGGCGTCGTCCAGGCCTCCGAGGAGACGCCGATGACCGAGGTCCTCGACCTCACCCTCGACCGCACCGGCGAGTCGATGCACTACGACCTCCTCGTCCTCAGCGAGGAGGGGGGCTACGTCGGCCTCGTCACCCTCCGCAGCCTCGTCACCGTCCTCTCCCGCCAGATCCTGACCCAGGTGCAGAACCTCGCGCGGAAGGAGGACATGCTCCGCCAGGCCCTCCAGCAGCAGTTCCGCCACTCCGTCGAGATGCGCCGCGCGCAGAAGCGGGACCAGGAATTGCAGGAGAACCTCCGGCAGGCCGCGCAGCAGCAGTTCCGCATCTCCCTCGACCTCCGGCGCTCCCAGGCCCGCTACCACATCCTCTTCGAGAACAGCGCCATCGGCTTCGCCCTGCTGAACACCTCGGGCGAGACGCGGACCTACAACCGCCATTTCTCCGGCCTCCTGAAGCTCCCCTATCCGCCGCAGGAGAAGGTCGTCGACGTCGGCGACTTCATGCCCCTCTCCGCCCGCGCCGAGTTCCTCTCCACCCTCCAGCGGCTCGAGTCGCGCGAGGAGGGCTCCCCCTCGCTGATGCTCGAGCTGCCGATGGAGCTGGCCGACCGCCCCGGCGTCGACGTCCGCTTCCAGTATGCCCTGAGCTGGATCGCCGATTCGTCCCAGGTCTGCCTCTGCGTCCAGGACGTGACCGAGGAGCGGCAGCTCCAGAAAAAGATCCTCCAGCAGGAGAAGGACGTCCTCCTCGACTCCCTTCTCGGCGGCATCGCCCACGAACTCAACAACAAGGCCCTCCCCCTCCTCGGCTACAGCGAGCTCCTCTCCAACGAGGCGACCGCCGGGGCCGACGCCGACCCGGCGAAGATCATCCACTACACCGAGGTCATCAAGAAGAGCAGCTCGGAGTTCTCCGCCATCGTCCACCAGCTCCTCCAGCTCGTGAAGCCGGGCGGGAAGCCGACCCCCGTCGACCTCTGCGGCGTCCTCCGGGAGACCGCCTCCCTCCTCGCCTTCCAGATCGCCGACGCGAAGGTCTCGATCATCGACCGCCTTCCCGCCGAGCCCGTCCCGATCCTCGCCGACGCGGCGCAGATCAAGCAGATCTTCGTCAACCTCCTCGTCAACGCCGTCGACGCCATGCGGACCTCGTTCCAGAAGGAGCTGGTCCTCGCCATCCGGATCGAGGGGAACCAGGCCTTCGTCGACGTGACCGATTCGGGCGTGGGCATCCCGCCGGAGATCCTCCCGCGCATCTTCGATCCCTTCTTCACCACGAAGGCCGCCGAGACCGCCCGGGGCCTCGGCCTGAGCGTCTGCCGCAGCCTCGCCCGGCAGTTCGGCGGGGAGATTTCGGTCGAGAGCGCCCCGGCGAAGGGGAGCTGCTTCACCGCCCGCTTCCCCCTCACCACCCGCGCTTTGAGTAGTCCCTCCGGCGGCGGGAACCTCGCCCCACCCAAGATCGCCTCTATGCCTGCCTCCCCCGCTCCCGCGGCCGGACCCGCACCGGAAGGTTCCTCCCCCGGGGAGCCGCCTCCCGCTCCCGCCCCGACCCACGCTCCCGCCGCGCCCCGGATCCCGGAGGTCCTCGTCGTCGACGACGAGCCGAACGTCGGCAACCTCGTCAGCGAGATCCTGAAGCGGAAATTCAAGGCGAACGTCCGCCGCGCCATGCACGGGGAGGAAGCCGTCGCCGCCCTCACCGAGGTTCCCGAGGGCTTCGACCTCATCGTCTCCGACGTCCGCATGCCGTTCCGCAACGGCATCGAACTCTTCCGCTGGATCGCCGCGAACCGGCCCCAACAGACCTCCCATTTCTTCTTCATGACCGGCCACGACGGGACCAACGAGATGAGCGAGGAAATCGCCCGCTCCAACGTCCCCGTCCTGCGGAAGCCCTTCCCCATCGACACCCTCGTCAAACTCGCGCACGAGCGGATGCGCGTGGCGGCGTAG